A single genomic interval of Terriglobia bacterium harbors:
- the ispF gene encoding 2-C-methyl-D-erythritol 2,4-cyclodiphosphate synthase, with the protein MRIGYGWDSHEFKPGIPLKIGGVTIAHPKGLAGHSDGDVLLHALTDALLGAIAAGDIGTYFPPSDARWKGADSAVFLRTALEHVERAGYAVANVDSTLILAEPRIGPHAALIQRRVAELLSIEPAAVGVKAKTPEGMGTDNAAIAHVVVLLTKKAGKRRQQAEALESVPQPVVDSVAESLVESAVGSKWKKK; encoded by the coding sequence ATGAGAATCGGATACGGCTGGGATTCACACGAGTTCAAGCCCGGGATACCGCTGAAGATCGGCGGGGTGACGATCGCTCACCCCAAGGGGCTGGCGGGGCACTCCGACGGAGACGTGTTGCTGCACGCCTTGACCGACGCGTTGCTGGGCGCGATTGCGGCGGGGGACATCGGCACGTATTTTCCGCCGTCGGACGCGCGCTGGAAAGGCGCTGACTCCGCGGTGTTCTTGCGGACTGCGCTGGAGCATGTGGAGCGCGCGGGATACGCGGTGGCGAACGTGGATTCCACGCTCATCCTGGCCGAGCCCAGGATTGGGCCGCACGCGGCGCTGATTCAGAGGCGGGTCGCGGAGCTGTTGAGCATTGAGCCGGCGGCGGTCGGGGTGAAGGCGAAGACGCCCGAAGGAATGGGTACCGACAATGCTGCCATCGCGCACGTCGTCGTGTTGTTGACCAAGAAGGCGGGCAAGCGGCGGCAGCAAGCCGAGGCGCTGGAATCCGTGCCCCAACCGGTGGTGGATTCGGTGGCGGAGAGCCTGGTGGAGAGCGCGGTGGGGTCGAAGTGGAAGAAAAAGTAA